A single window of Liolophura sinensis isolate JHLJ2023 chromosome 6, CUHK_Ljap_v2, whole genome shotgun sequence DNA harbors:
- the LOC135466165 gene encoding sodium-dependent glucose transporter 1-like, with translation MWEGESSGPLHALHFGNSLGSVVAPLIIRPFLSPDVNSSLPKHEIGLPGNILGNNSSTVASSRIQIPFGAYGLYTLFWGGLFLWFYVNDRQTPAREGLFYTANDRQNSEIFGKQGTFAGVQKSFGIFMAVVLCLMYICLSGVYQSLSTYLMPMSVQGPLHMSKADGNLLLFGYSFSMVVGRLLAVFLSKFFSSQWLLPFEIGLTLGGAIGLYFYSFRSVMFIWVLTCAFSFTSAPIFPAGIAWSEIYLEITGPLMAVFFAGGGFGTLIFQWLSGYGIQNHGVFFPIYVNLGATVATAVLFLVACIRCWTFGPRQVGDKQTLDESNRHVQQSKADEQSPLIT, from the coding sequence ATGTGGGAAGGCGAATCTTCCGGACCTCTTCACGCGCTGCATTTTGGCAACTCCCTCGGTAGTGTTGTTGCTCCACTCATCATTCGCCCCTTCCTGTCACCTGACGTGAACAGCTCACTCCCAAAGCATGAGATTGGGCTGCCGGGAAACATACTCGGCAATAATTCGTCCACTGTTGCCTCCAGCCGGATACAAATCCCATTTGGGGCTTACgggctgtacacactgttctgGGGAGGCTTGTTTCTGTGGTTTTACGTGAATGATCGACAGACCCCTGCAAGAGAGGGTTTGTTTTATACGGCAAACGACAGACAGAACTCTGAAATCTTTGGAAAGCAAGGGACTTTTGCAGGTGTCCAGAAATCTTTTGGAATATTCATGGCCGTTGTGCTGTGTCTGATGTATATTTGCCTGTCGGGTGTGTACCAGTCTTTGTCAACGTACCTGATGCCAATGAGCGTGCAAGGTCCTCTCCACATGTCAAAAGCTGACGGCAACCTCCTCCTCTTCGGATACTCATTTAGCATGGTGGTGGGCCGCCTTCTGGCCGTGTTCCTTAGTAAGTTCTTCTCTTCACAATGGCTGCTGCCTTTTGAAATAGGACTGACTCTAGGCGGAGCTATTGGTCTCTACTTTTACAGCTTTCGCTCGGTCATGTTTATCTGGGTACTGACATGTGCTTTTTCATTCACTTCCGCTCCAATTTTTCCGGCAGGCATAGCGTGGTCGGAAATCTATTTAGAAATAACTGGACCTTTAATGGCAGTATTCTTTGCTGGTGGGGGGTTTGGGACGTTGATCTTCCAGTGGTTGTCTGGATATGGAATCCAGAACCATGGGGTATTCTTTCCTATCTACGTCAACTTAGGAGCAACAGTTGCCACTGCTGTGTTATTCCTTGTGGCTTGTATAAGATGCTGGACATTCGGCCCAAGACAAGTCGGAGATAAACAAACGCTAGATGAATCAAACAGACATGTCCAGCAAAGCAAAGCAGACGAACAGTCTCCTCTGATCACATGA